CGGCGTCGCTTCGCTCCTGGCGGCGCGAGCGCGCGGGCCGCTCGTGACTGGTCTGGCGGGCGTTCTGGCCCTCGGCCTGTTTCAGGAGCTGCTCGATCCCGTACTGCGCAGGAGCATCGTCGGCTCGGCAATTCGCGGGCTGCTGTTCGCCGACAACGGTCTCTCTCTCCCGGGCGCCTTCGCAACGTTCCTGCTCGCGGGGGGCATGAGCGCCCTCTGGACAGACCGGAAGGCTGCAGCGCGCCGGTGGCTCCTCACGTTGCCTGCCTCGCGGCGGCTTGGCCTGCGCCTGCTCGCGCTGGGCCTCGGCGTCTCAGTGTTGCTGCTTTTGCCCCTGGCCGCAGGCCCGTTTCTCTCCACGGTCCTGGTCCTCGTGGGGCTCTACACCCTGATGGGTTTGGGGTTGAACCTGGAAGTGGGGCTGGCCGGCCTGCTCGACCTCGGCTTCGTGGCCTTCTTCGCCATCGGCGCCTACACGGCGGGCCTCCTGACCTCGACCGGCGATCTTGCCATCGCCAACCTCTCCTTCTGGGGGGCGGTCCCCGTCGCCGTGGTCGTCTCGCTGATCGCCGGGGTAATCCTCGGCGTGCCGGTGCTAGGGATCCGCGGCGACTATCTCGCCATCGCGACGCTGGGGTTCGGAGAGATCACTCGGTTGTTGTTCCTCTCCGACTTCCTCCGCCCGTGGCTCGGCGGCTCCCAGGGGGTGCTGGGAATCCCGAAGCCGACCATCGGGGGACTCGAACTTAAAGGCCCCGAGCACCTGTTTTATGTGACGCTTGTCAGCAGCGCACTGGTGGCGTATATAGCCATCCGGCTGCGCGATTCGCGGCTGGGACGGGCATGGATGGCCCTGCGCGAGGACGAAGACGTCGCCGAAGCAATGGGGATCAACCTGGTGAACGTCAAGCTCCTGGCCTACGGCCTTGGAGCGGCCTTCGCCGGCGTCAGCGGGGCGATCTTCGCCGTCCTGGTGGGCTCGGTGTTCCCCCACAGCTTCCAGCTGCTCATCTCCATCAACGTGCTGGCTCTGATTATCGTGGGCGGGATAGGCAGCATGCCCGGCGTGGTCGTGGGCTCGCTGTTCCTGGTGGGATTGCCCGAGCTGCTTCGCGAGTTTGCCGAGTTCCGTTTCCTCGTCTACGGGGCCGCGCTCGTGCTCATGATGCAGCTCCGACCCGAGGGGCTATGGCCCGCTGCGGCGATCAGCCGGGAACTGCACGCAGCCGATGAGATGGTCCGCTCGCGGGAAGCGACGCGGCTGACCGACGCGCCGCCGACGGACGGCTAGCATGGCCATCCTCACCTCGCATGATCTGACCAAGCGCTTCGGTGGACTTGTCGCTCTGAACCAGGTGAATCTCGAGGTCCGAGAGCAGTCGATCCACAGCATCATCGGACCCAACGGCGCGGGGAAGACCACCTTCTTTAACTGCGTGACAGGCTTCTATCGGCCGGATGAAGGGCGCATCGTCTTCCAGGAGACGACGATCGACGGCCTCACGCCGGATCTCATCACCGGGCTGGGGATTGCCCGGACGTACCAGAACATCCGGCTCTTTGCCAACATGACTGTCCTCGAGAACATCCTGGTGGGCATGCACCCGCATCTCAGGTCGTCCTGGATCGGGGCCATTCTGAACAGTCCGTTCACCAGACGGGACGAGGAGGCGGCGGCGACGGCCGCCCGCGAGCTGCTGCAGTTCGTGGGGTTGACAGGTAAGGGAGACTTCCTGGCCAAGAACCTGCCTTACGGCGAGCAGCGCCGCCTGGAGATTGCTCGGGCGCTCGCCAGCCGTCCCAAGCTGCTGCTTCTCGACGAACCCACCGCCGGGATGAACCCCCGGGAAACTATCGAGACGATGTCCTTCATCCAGCGCCTTCGGAACGAGAAAGCGATCACCATCTTGCTCATCGAGCACCAAATGCGCGTGGTGATGGGGATCTCCGATCGCGTCACCGTCCTCGATTACGGCGTGAAAATCGCCGAGGGAACGCCGAGGGAGGTCCAGAACGACCCGTGGGTGATCGAAGCCTATCTGGGCACCCGCAAACGCGCCGCGGACGTGACCCGCCCTACGCCGTCCCCTCTTCCTGATGCGGATTGAAGGTCCTCATTCCAGCAGGTGGACCTCGCGCCTCGCCTTGCGAGAAGAGAGTTGTAGGGGGTAGTCGATGGCACTCCTGGAGGTCGATGACCTGCATGTGTACTACGGTCAGATTCATGCCCTGAAGGGAGCCTCCCTCAGGGTAGACCAAGGAGAGATCGTGACTCTGATCGGCGCCAATGGCGCCGGGAAGAGCACTACGCTGAAAACCATCAGCGGCCTACTGCGACCTCGCCAGGGCCACGTTGTCCTGGCCGGTAAGGATCTCAGCATGCTCTCACCGCACGAGATCGTTGCCAGGGGCATCGTGCAGGTGCCGGAGGGACGGCGGGTCTTCAACCAGCTCACCGTGCGGGAGAACCTCAACATGGGCGCCTACGCCCGCTCGGACGGTGGAGTGTCCAGAGACCTGGAACGAGTCTTCGCCCTCTTTCCGCGCTTGAGAGAACGTCAACACCAAGTCGCGGGCACCCTCTCGGGCGGCGAGCAGCAGATGCTCGCCATCGCGCGGGCCCTCATGGCCTCCCCGCGCCTGCTCCTCCTCGACGAGCCCTCGATGGGGCTTGCGCCCGTCCTCGTCGAGCAGATCTTCGAGACCATCCAGGACATCAACCGGCAGGGGACCACGATCCTCCTGGTGGAGCAGAACGCGGCCATGGCGCTCTCCATCGCCCACCGCGGGTACGTGCTGGAGACCGGCGCCATCGTGCTCTCGGGGTCGGCCGCCCAGCTCCAGGAGAACCCCGAGGTGCGCCGCGCCTACCTGGGCGAGGTGTGACGATCTGCCGAGCGGACGGCATCGCAAGGAGGAGAAGATGAGACAGCAAGGGCTGACCTTTGAGGAGCACGCGATCGGCGCGAAGTACGAGACGCTCGGGCGGACGGTCTCCGAGGCCGACATCGTGACCTTCGTGAACCTGTGCGGCTTCAACGAGCCGCTCTTCATGGACATGGAGTACGTGGCCCGGGAGAGCGTTTTCAAGGGGCGCCCCGTCCCCGGCGCCTTCACCTTCGCCCTCTCGGAGGGCCTCATCATGCAGACCGGCCTCTTCCACGGCACCGGCATGGCCTACCTCGGCGGCGAAGTCCGGGTGGTCGCGCCCGTGCTGGCAGGGGACACGATCCGCGTCCAGGTGGAGGTCACCGACAAGCGCGAGACAAAGAAGCCCGATCGGGGGATCGTGACCTACCAGCACCGGATCGTGAACCAGCGCGGCGAGCCGGTCATGGACGTCCGCGTGCAGCGCATGATCCGGCGCCAGCCAAAGGCGTGATGCTGGTCCTCGGCCGGCGGGAGCTCGAGCGCCTGCTCGCCCCCGCCGATGTCATCACGGCCGTCGAGTCGGCCTTCCGCGAGCACGCGGCAGGAGCGTCGCGGGTCGTGCCCCGTCACGGGCTCGAGGTCCCGCCCGACGGACGCCTCCTCGTGATGCCGTCGGCCCTCCTGGAGTCGGGGGCGCTCGGAGCCAAGCTGGTCACGGTCTACGGCAGGAACCGCGAGCGGGGCCTCCCCACCATCTACGCCGCCTACGTCCTGCTCGACCACGAAACTGGAGCGCCGCTGGCGCTGATGGAAGGCGCGTTCCTGACGGGAATTCGTACCGGCGCCACCTCGGCGCTGGCCGCGCGCTTTCTCGCAAGGCCCGACACGCGCCGCGTGGCCTGCTTCGGCGCCGGTGTCCAGGCCGCCTTCCAACTTCGCTGCCTGGCCGCCATCCTCGCCCTGGAGCGTGTGCTGGTTGTCGGGCGAACGCCTGAGCGGGCACGAGCCTTCGCCGGCGCCATGACGGAGGCTCTGGGGATCCCTGTCACGCTGGCCCGGAGCCCGAAGGACGCGGTGGCTCAAGCCGACCTTGTCACCTGTGCCACGACCTCGCCGACCCCGGTCTTCGACGGTGACGGCCTCAGGCCGGGGACCCACGTCGATGCCGTCGGCGCTTTTCGGCCCGACACGCGGGAAGTCGATAGCCAAACCGTGAAGCGGGCCCGCGTCGTCGTCGACACCCACGCGACGGCGCAGGAGGAGGCCGGCGACCTCCTCATCCCGATCAGGGAAGGCGCGATCACCCCGGCTCACGTCGCCGCCGAGCTGTCGGAGCTTGTCACGGGGACTAAACCCGGTCGAGTGAAGCGCGACGAGATCACCCTCTTCAAGTCCGTCGGCTTTGCCCTCGAGGACGCTGCCGCCGCCCGGCTCGCGTATGATCGAGCGCTCGCCGAAGGCATCGGGCAGCGCGTCTCGCTGGAGTAGCCATGGCACTCTTTCGAGCGCGCACCCACCGCTCCGCGGTGGGTACCCGGCCCGCGCAAGCGGGGGGGAAGGTTCGGAAGGGGCGGGTACCCGGGCATCCACGCCGAAGGCGTGGGGGTGCCTGGGTGGCCCCCCTCCGAGTGCGATGACGCGGACCGTAGACGTCGTGATCATCGGCGGCGGGGTAACAGGCGCCAGCCTCGCCTTCCACCTGGCCCACCGCGGTGTCGGGGAGGTCGTCGTCCTCGAAAAGAATTTCCTCGCCGCCGGCGGGACGGGGCGGTCGGTGGGAATCATTCGCCAGCTCTATCCGACCCCCGAAGCCACCGCGATGGTCTTCGCGTCGCTGCGGGTCTTCCAGCGCTTCCGGGAGCTCGTCGGCGGCGAATCCGGCTACGTGGGCTGCGGCGCCCTGATCGGGGTTCCTGGGGCGATGCTCCCGGCTCTCAGAAAGAGCCTCGATGTCCAGCGTGCCGTCGGGGTCAGGGCCGAGCTGCTGACTCCCGAGGAGGCCCATCGGCTCGAGCCGCGCATCCAGCCTGAGGGGCTGGGCGGGCTCCTCTACGAGCCCGAGTCGGGCTACGGTGATCCCACCGCCGTGACCCTCGGCTATGCCGCTGCCGCGAGGGCGCGCGGAGTGGTGATCCAGCAGGGCGTCGAGGTCACCGGGATCCGGGTCTCGGGAGACCGGGTCGTCGGCGTCACGACCGCATCAGGGGAGGCCATCGACGCGCCGGTGGTTGTCAACGCCGCAGGGCTCTGGTCTCCCGCCGTCGCCCGGCTCGCCGGGGTGGATCTCCCCATCGTCATCGGCCGCCATCCCGTCTTCGTCGTCAAGCGACCCGGCACGTTCGGCACGCCCCATCTCGTCTATCTGGACCTCGTGGGCGGTAGCTACGCCAAGCCCGAGACCGGGGATCTGACGCTGACCGGTTCGCTGACCGAGGACGAGACCCGGCACCCCATGGACCCAGAGCTCCTGGGGAGCGAGGTCGGCTTCGAGGAGGCGCTGGGGGCCCTCGAGAGGACGACCCGCGCCTGGCCGCGCCTGGGCGACGGCCAATACCAGCACGGTTATGCCGGCGCGTTCGACATCACGCCCGACTGGATGCCGATCCTCGACGAGTCGCCGGTCGCGGGGTTCTACATCGCCGCCGGGATGAGCGGCCACGGCTTCAAGCTCGCCCCGGCCGTCGGCGAGCTGATGGCGGAGCTGATCGCTGAGGGGCGAACCACCGTCAATCGCGCGCCGTTCCGCCTGGATCGCTTCGCCCGCGCCGGACGGTCGACGGGCAGCTTCGTCAGCTCCTACCTGTCACCCTGAGCGGCGACACCCTATGGCCGAGGATCTCAAGCTCAAGCTCGGCGAGGAGGAACGGGGGGGGATCGCCGAGGCCGAGCGCCTGGTCAAGGAGGCCGAGTTCGGCGCGCGCGAGCTGGCGGGCTGGTCCTTCTGGCTGGCCGGTGCGATCGCGCTCGCCATGTCAACCTTCCAGCTCTGGACCGCGGCGGTCGGCACGCTCCCCGGCGTGCTCCAGCGCTCCATCCACCTGGCCTTCGCCATGGCGCTCTGCTTCCTCTTCTACCCGATCACCCGCAGCGCGCGTCAGACCCGGCTTCCCTGGCACGACCTGGTCCTGGGGGCCCTCGGCGCCTATGCGGCCCTCTATGTGGCGATCCACCACGAGGCCCTGATCCAACGGGTCGGGATCCCGACGCCGACTGACACCGCCGTCGGGTTCCTCCTGGTTCTGCTGGTTCTGGAGACCACGCGCCGGGCAGTCGGGTTCTGGCTTCCCGCGATCACCGCGATCTTTTTCCTCTACGCCTTCGTCGGCCCCTGGATGCCCGAGCTGTTCTCCCACCGGGGCTACTCGATCCGGCGGGTGATCGGCCACCTCTACCTCACGACCGAGGGAATCTTCGGGATCCCCGTCGGCGTGTCGGCCACCTTCGTCTTCGCCTTCGTCCTCTTCGGGGCGATCCTCGAGCGGACCGGTGCCGGCGAGTACCTGATCCGCATCGCCTTCTCGCTGTTCGGCCACACGCGCGGCGGCCCCGCCAAGGTGTCGGTGGTGGCTTCGGCGTTCATGGGAACGATCACGGGCTCGTCAATCGCCAACACGGCCACCATCGGCTCGATGACGATCCCGCTCATGAAGCGCGTGGGGTTCAAGCCCGAGGTGGCCGGTGGGATCGAGACCGCGGCGGGCGGCAACGGCCAGCTCATGCCTCCCGTCATGGGGGCGGCGGCCTTTGTGATGGCCGAATGGCTCCGTATCCCGTACCTGGAAATTGCGAAAGCCGCGGCACTCCCTGCCGTCATCGACCAGCTCGCGCTGCTCGGCGCGGTCCACCTCCTCGCGCTCAAACACGGAATCACAGGCTTGCCGCGGGAGGAGTTGCCCCGGTTCTGGCCCACGTTCCTCTCGGGCCTCCACTACCTGATCCCGGTGGGAGTGCTGCTCTACTACCTGATCGTGCGGGAGATGACGCCGCTCACCTCCGCCTTCATGGCGATCGTGGCCGCGATGGGGATGTTCTGCGTCTCGAGCCTGGTTCAGGGCCTCCGCGGGCGGCCGATCGTCCCCGGCCACGCGCCGGCGGAGAGCGTCGGCACAGCGCTCGCCGAGACCGGGCTCAGGCTCGTCGCGGCCCTCTACATGGGCGCGCGGAACATGGCCTCCGTCGCCGCCACGTGCGCCAGCGCGGGGATCATCGTCGGGATCGTGACTCTCACCGGGGTGGGACTGAACCTCTCCGGCATCGTGGTGGATCTCTCGGCCGGCAACCTCTACCTGGGTCTCTTCCTCACGATGATCGCCTGCCTAATCCTGGGGATGGGCGTGCCCACGACGCCGACGTACATCATCATGGCCACCCTCACAGCGCCCGCCCTCATCGCAGTCGGCAGGCAGCACGGGCTGGAGATCCCGCTGATCGCGGTGCATCTCTTCGTCTTCTACTTCGGAATCCTGGCCGACGACACACCGCCGGTTGGGCTCGCGGCGTACGCTGCCGCCGGCATCGCGCGCTCGGACCCGATCAGGACCGGCTGGCGCGCCTTCTCGCTGGACATGCGGACGTTCCTCCTCCCGTTCATGTTCATCACCGCCCCGCAGATGCTCCTGATCAACACGACCTGGCAGGAGGCCGTCTGGATCTTCATCACCGCGACCATCGGGATGTACGCCCTCGCCGGTGCCATGCAGGGCTACCTGCTCACGGACGCGCGATGGTACGAGCGCGTGATCCTCTTCGTCTCGGCCGTGGCGCTGGTGAAGCCGGGCCTCTATACGGACATCGCGGGGATGGTGGGACTCGCCCTCGTCTACGCCCTCCACCGGGCGCGCGCCAAGGACGCGCCGCTTTTCTAGCGCCTTCTCAGCCGCAGGCCGTTGTAGCGGGCACCTTTTGGGCCGGCGCCGGAAACAGTTGCCTGTCCAGCTGCACCGTGCTGGCTGACGCCCCCGCGCTCAGCGGCCACCGCCAAGGCCGCTACCACGGCTGGACCAAAAGCCACCGACCAGGAGCGCAACGGCGGCCCCCTTTTGTTATACTCCTCGTGTTATGAGGCTGCCCGGGCTTGCGTGCTTCCTGGCCTGGCTCCTGCTGTTCGACGTCTCGACTCCCCTCCTGCCGGGAGCGTACCAGTTCGACCCTGACGATTCCGTCGAGGCGCTTCGCGCTCGATCGAGCCAGATGAGAACCCAGACCCTCGACCGCCAGAGTGTGCCCGTGGCCCCGCGGGCGACTCAGGTGGTTGATCACGACGTCCCCCGGGCTTCCCGCTCGACTCCCCCGCCCGCGCGCCGTGTGAGCGTCGCATTCTGGCGCCTGCCGCGCGCGCAGGCCGGTGACGCGGTCTCCCCGGTCTCCGAAGACCACTGAGTACCGCTCCGCTTCACGCCTGAAGCTTCTCTCCCGGCACGTTCAACAGAGGAGCGGTGTCCCATGTGTGAGATAGAACGCGACATCCTTGTGCTTGGATTTTCTGACGACGTGCGCGCCCTGCTCGACCACCTCTGCGCGGAGGCGCCGGCGGTCATCGAGCGCATCGCTGTCATCGACCGGCGGCCCGAGGTGGTTGAACGGCTCAACCGCGCCGCCATCGCAGCGGTCTGCGGCGACCCCTTCGACGCTGGCGTGCTCCAACGCGCGGGAATCGACCGCGCCACCATGGTGCTCCGTCTCGACCCGCGAAGTCCCGGGTTGAGCGAGCTGGGTCCGCTGCTGCGCCAGCTCTGCCCCCGGGCCCGGCTCCTCGTCAGTCGCTCGGGAGGCAAGGACCTCTCGGCGCCCGGCGCCGGGCACCCAGAGACCGTGGCGGACGGGCTCGTCACTCCGGTCGATCCCGGCCGGCCGTGGGGGCACCTCACCACCTGGCAGTTCTGGCTACTCGTCGCCGTGTTCCTCGTGGACGCCACCATCTTCGCGCTGCCGCTGGTATCGGCTGCGCTCCTCGTCGCCGCGCTGGGCGCCCCGAGATGTTTGCGCCACGTGGCGCGCTTTCTGGACGCCCTGGCCGAGAGGCGATGAGGCGGCTGCCGGAGCTGCGCCATGGGTCATGACATCCTGACCGGGATCGCCATCAGCATTATCGGCGCGGCCGCATTCGCCTTGCTGGCGCGACGCGTCCACCAGCCCCTGATCCTCGGCTATATCCTCGCCGGCGTCGTCCTCGGCCCGCATCTCGGCTTCCGCGTCATCCGGGACGAGGAGAGCATCGAGCTGATCTCCGAGATCGGGCTCATCTTCCTCCTCTTCATCATCGGCCTGGAGATCAGCGTGCCCAGGTTGCTGCAGGCGGGGCGGACCATCACCGTCACCGGGCTGCTCCAGTTCCCGATCTGCGTCGGGCTGGCCTGGGCTGCCTTCGCCTCTGCGCTCCCGGCGTCCGGGAGCCGGTTCGACCGCCTCTACCTCGCGGTCGCCCTCAGCCTGTCCTCGACCCTGATCGTCGTCAAGCTCCTGTCGGACAAGTTCGAGCTGGGCACCTTCGCGGGACGCGTCACGGTGGGGATCCTCGTCTTCCAGGACCTCTGGGCCATCGCTTTTCTCGCCTTGCAGCCCAACCTCCAGAACCTCCGGCCCGGTCCCATGCTGCGCTCGTTTGCGCTCGGCGCCGTGCTCGTGAGCGCGGCGGCCCTCCTCTCGCGCTTCGTCCTGCCGCGCCTGTTCCGCGCTATCGCCAAGTCCCCGGAGCTCGTGCTCCTCACCGCCATCGCCTGGTGCTTCCTGGTCTCGCTCGTCGCCGGCCTCACCGGGCTCTCCAAGGAGATGGGAGCCCTCATCGCCGGCATGGTCATCGCCGCGTTCCCGTACGGCGCCGAGGTCATCGCCCGCCTGGCCGGGGTGCGCGACTTCTTCATCACGCTCTTCTTCGTCGCCCTCGGCCTCAAGGTTCCCGCGCCGTCGATGGAGCTTGTGCTGTTTGCGCTTGCAGGCACCGCCTTCGTCGCGCTCACCCGCCTCGTCTCGTTGGCGCCGCTGTTCATGCTCCTCCGGGTCGACACGCGGACCGCCGGCGTCGTCGCCATCAACCTCTCCCAGATCAGCGAGTTCTCGCTGGTGATCGTCACGCTCGGGGTCGGCCACGGTCACGTCAGCCACGAGCTGGCGGCCATGGTGCTCTACACGCTGCTCTTCAGCGCCGTGATCTCCACGTACGGGATCATGCTCAACCACCCGCTCGCCAGCCGATTGACGCGGGTCCTGTCACGGCTCGGCGTGCCGGGCTGGCGCCGCGCCGTGCGACGCGGCCCGGTGACCGAGACGGAGCCTCCTCCGGCAGACGTGCACGACCTCTTCCTCCTGGGCGTGTCGCGGGAGGGGCTGGCGCTCCTGCAGCACCTCGAGCGCGAGCACCCGCAGATGAAGGAGCGCATCGTCGCCATCGACTTCAACCCGGAAACCCTGGAGCTGCTGCAGGGCGACGGGGTGGAATGCCACTACGGCGACATCTCCAACGCCGAAGCCCTGCGCCACGCGGGGATCGAGCGCGCAACGCTCGCGGTCTCCATGGTGTCGGACTGGTTCCTGCGGGGTACGGACAACCTTCGCCTGCTGCGACAGGTGCGCCGCCTCGCGCCAGGGGCGCAGGTGGTCGTGACGGCGGACACGCTCGCCGCCGCCCAGCGTCTCTACGCCGAGGGAGCCGATTACGTCCTGATCCCGCCCGCACTCGCCGCCGAGCATTTCTGCGGGCTCCTGGAGGACACCTCGGCCGAGGCCCTCGCGGAGGCCCGGGAACGCCAGGCGGCGGAGCTGTTCACGCAGGAGCACAGGCGCGACGCCGAACCGCGCTGATGGCCGAACGCGCCCGGCTCCCACCAGAACTGGACGAAGACAGACAGCTCGCGAGCCCGCCGGCCGCTACGCTGGAGGATCGCGCCCCTGCAAACTCGTACGCGTCTCCCGGGCGGGGCTCCGGGAGCCCCAGGCCCGGAGAGCCTGAGGTCGTCCCGGCCTGACCCCGCTGTCCGACCCACTCCTCCGCCCCGCCCCCTAAATTGTCCCCGGGCTTGGGGAGTTTTTCGCTCTCGATTCCAGTATTTCCCCCCATTGACCGCGTGGGCGCCCGGCGCGTTCAATCGAAGTGCAGTTGACTATGCGTCTCTACGAGGAGCGAGCCATGCAAAAGCTGCGCGTTCTCATTGCCCATGCGAGAGGAGTCCTGGCTACCCGCCTCACGGCCCAGCTCGAAAGCCTGGGCCACCGGGTCGTGGGGCACGCCAAGGACGGGCGGGCGGCTGTGGCGGCCGCGGGGGAGCTGAAGCCGGATCTCGTCATCGTGGATCTCCAGCTCCCAAGCTCGGACGGGATCGAGGCCGCCCGAACGATCCTGGCCCGCCAGGCTGTCCCCATCATTCTGCTGACCCCCCGAGCGGCTGCGGATGTCGTCCGGCGGGCCCGGGAGGCCGGGGTGATGGCCCATCTGGTCACACCCGCGGACACAGCGCAGCTCCGTGCGACGCTCGAAGTGGCGCTGGCCCGCTTTCTCGAGCTCCAGGCCATTTGTGAGGAGGCTGGCGACCTCCACGAGGCGTTGGATGCCAGGGGATGGGTGGAGGAGGCCAAGAGGGTGCTGATGAGGCGGCTCAAGCTCTCGGAGGCGGACGCCTTCCGGTACCTGCGGCGACAGAGTCGGAACACGGGGAAACGCCTCAAGGAGGGCGCTGAGACGATCGTGATGGCCGAGGAACTCCTGTTCAGGAAGCTCGATGTCGCCCGGTGCCTTCAGACCATTCTCCGTGCCGTCAGGCAGGCCCGGGTCTTTGTGCCGGCACAGACCGCGTGAGCCTGACTGGCGATCCGGTCGCATCAACGACCGGAGAACAGGTCTGTGCCGCCGTGACACGCCGCGATGGAATTCCTCCCCGCATTCCTGCTAAGGATCCACCGCGAAACCCCCGGCCCTGAAGGAGGCCGCGGGCGGGTCTACGTCATCATCCGCCGAGCCCACGCCTATCTCGAAGAGGTGCTTCGAAGGGCCTTTGAGGGGCAGCAGGATGTCGGGATCGTCGTGGACCGGCGCTACGGCGATCGGCGAGCGTACAAGCACCCCGTTGGGGTCGAGCGCCGTCGGGCCGACCGGCGACGATGGCCGAAGGAGGAGTTGCTCCAGGTCGTGATCGGAAGGGCCCGCACACCGTAAGCGACGTTGCCTCCCCGGCGCGCGGCCGTGGCCAGCGAGAGCGATTTTCGGTCCGCGCGCCCGTATTCTTCCGATTGGTCGTGTCGCCCCTCGCCGATCTTGAGGGATTCACCCTACTCTGAATTCATGGATTCACCCGATGGTCTTCGCTCCCTCGGCGTCGCGACAATCACTCATCGACGGCCTGACCGCGATAATCCGAGATTCCCGGAAAGGAGAGTCGCAACATGACGCCGAAGGATCAACTTGACCACCGGACGGCGAAGGAGATTGAACGATTCCTGCATTCGCTGAAAGACCATGCATCCCGAACTCGAGAATCCATCCGCAGCGCCAGGACCCGGCGTTGTTCGACCGAGCCGGTCCGAGCCCCGGACGTCATGGATTGGGCCAGCGACACCCTGGAGGACGAGATGCAGGTCGCGCTCGTGGACCGCCTGAGCCAGCAGGTCACCCAGATCGACGCCGCGCTCGAACGGCTCACTCGCAGAGAGTACGGGATCTGCCACGACTGCGACGAGTTCATCGGGCTCGCGCGCCTGAAGGCGCTACCGTTCGCGCAGCGGTGCACACGCTGCCAGACGCGCGCGGAGCAGTTCAAAGGGGTCCGGGAGCGGAGACGCGTCGCGGCGATCCTGGCGATCGAGGACGAAGACTGAGAGCTGGCAAGGCATCGGCGAGTCGGCCGGTCGAAGCTCCCCTGAGCCCACCCGAATCGCGGGCAGCGCACGCCGGCCTTTCCTGGCGCCGACTCGCCGCGCGCCGGCTCTCCTTGCAGCCTGCCGCTATGCCCCACCCGGCGTGATGACGGTCTTGACTCCCTGGCCGGCCGCCGCATGGGTGAAGGCCTGGCCGATCCGTTCCAGGGGGAAGCGCGCGGTGACGAGCCGCTTGACGCCGAGCTTGGGCATGAGGGCGAGCGCGCGGCGGAAGGCGGTGCCGCGGCCGAAGGTGCCCCCGATCCTGATCTCGCGGAAGTGGACGTCCCAGAGGTCCAGGGGGAGCTGACTCCCCTTGGGGCTCACGCCAACGAGCTGCACGATGCCGGTGGGCTTGGTCAGGGCCACGGCCTCGGCGACCAGCTCCGGCTTGCCCACGGCCTCGCAGACGACGTCCGCTCCCCGGCCGCGCGTGAGCGCCATCGCCCGATCGCTCAGGCTCTCCCGCAACGGGTCGACGACCACGTGAGCCCCCAGGCGCCGGGCGATCCGGCGGCGCTCCTCGATGGGATCCGAGAGGATGAGGCGCCGGGCGCCGCGCCGGCGGGCGAGCACCATGGTGAGGAGTCCCATGAGGCCGCCGCCGATGACGAGGACCGTTGCCGCGCGCGGCATGGGGAACATCTCGAGGCCGGCGAGACAGCAGGCGGCCGGTTCGGTCAGCGCGGCCGTGACGGGATCGAGGCCGCCGGGCAAGGGATGCACGCAGCTCGCGGGGAGCACGATACGCTCGGCGAAGCCGCCCACGCGGACGCAGCGGGGACACTGGCTCACGCGCCCGGCGTGGCAGTCGGCGCACTCCCCGCAGCCGTACGAGGGCTCGCAGGCCACGGGGCGCCCGACGAGGCGCCGGCTCACGCCTCGGCCCACCTGGCGCACGACGCCGGTGTACTCATGACCCAGCACCAGAGGCGGCTGCCAGGGAAAAAGCCCCTGGGTGGCGTGGATGTCGGTGCCGCAGATGCCGGCGGTGTGGACGGCGACGACGACCTCACCCGGCCCCGCGACGGGATCTGCCACCTCGTCGATGGTAAAGCGACTCCCGCCTTGCCAGGTCGCGACTCTCACGCGGTGATCCTATCATACCCGGGTGACCGTCGAGCGCGTCGAGCCTCCGGGCGAGCGCCGGACCGGACGCGACGCAGCCTCACCTGAGCTCTCGGCTTGGACCAGGAGCCGGGCCTCAG
This is a stretch of genomic DNA from Candidatus Rokuibacteriota bacterium. It encodes these proteins:
- a CDS encoding ABC transporter ATP-binding protein — translated: MAILTSHDLTKRFGGLVALNQVNLEVREQSIHSIIGPNGAGKTTFFNCVTGFYRPDEGRIVFQETTIDGLTPDLITGLGIARTYQNIRLFANMTVLENILVGMHPHLRSSWIGAILNSPFTRRDEEAAATAARELLQFVGLTGKGDFLAKNLPYGEQRRLEIARALASRPKLLLLDEPTAGMNPRETIETMSFIQRLRNEKAITILLIEHQMRVVMGISDRVTVLDYGVKIAEGTPREVQNDPWVIEAYLGTRKRAADVTRPTPSPLPDAD
- a CDS encoding ABC transporter ATP-binding protein, with protein sequence MALLEVDDLHVYYGQIHALKGASLRVDQGEIVTLIGANGAGKSTTLKTISGLLRPRQGHVVLAGKDLSMLSPHEIVARGIVQVPEGRRVFNQLTVRENLNMGAYARSDGGVSRDLERVFALFPRLRERQHQVAGTLSGGEQQMLAIARALMASPRLLLLDEPSMGLAPVLVEQIFETIQDINRQGTTILLVEQNAAMALSIAHRGYVLETGAIVLSGSAAQLQENPEVRRAYLGEV
- a CDS encoding MaoC family dehydratase N-terminal domain-containing protein translates to MRQQGLTFEEHAIGAKYETLGRTVSEADIVTFVNLCGFNEPLFMDMEYVARESVFKGRPVPGAFTFALSEGLIMQTGLFHGTGMAYLGGEVRVVAPVLAGDTIRVQVEVTDKRETKKPDRGIVTYQHRIVNQRGEPVMDVRVQRMIRRQPKA
- a CDS encoding ornithine cyclodeaminase family protein, giving the protein MMLVLGRRELERLLAPADVITAVESAFREHAAGASRVVPRHGLEVPPDGRLLVMPSALLESGALGAKLVTVYGRNRERGLPTIYAAYVLLDHETGAPLALMEGAFLTGIRTGATSALAARFLARPDTRRVACFGAGVQAAFQLRCLAAILALERVLVVGRTPERARAFAGAMTEALGIPVTLARSPKDAVAQADLVTCATTSPTPVFDGDGLRPGTHVDAVGAFRPDTREVDSQTVKRARVVVDTHATAQEEAGDLLIPIREGAITPAHVAAELSELVTGTKPGRVKRDEITLFKSVGFALEDAAAARLAYDRALAEGIGQRVSLE
- a CDS encoding FAD-binding oxidoreductase, producing the protein MTRTVDVVIIGGGVTGASLAFHLAHRGVGEVVVLEKNFLAAGGTGRSVGIIRQLYPTPEATAMVFASLRVFQRFRELVGGESGYVGCGALIGVPGAMLPALRKSLDVQRAVGVRAELLTPEEAHRLEPRIQPEGLGGLLYEPESGYGDPTAVTLGYAAAARARGVVIQQGVEVTGIRVSGDRVVGVTTASGEAIDAPVVVNAAGLWSPAVARLAGVDLPIVIGRHPVFVVKRPGTFGTPHLVYLDLVGGSYAKPETGDLTLTGSLTEDETRHPMDPELLGSEVGFEEALGALERTTRAWPRLGDGQYQHGYAGAFDITPDWMPILDESPVAGFYIAAGMSGHGFKLAPAVGELMAELIAEGRTTVNRAPFRLDRFARAGRSTGSFVSSYLSP